One Flavobacterium sp. 90 DNA segment encodes these proteins:
- a CDS encoding DUF5977 domain-containing protein gives MIILISSTKAIAQNDFVPKIVPPSPEAASLGKFVEVPVSHYTGLPNISVPLYTIESGEIKLPIQVSYHARGIQVSEMAPQVGTGWALSAGGVITRQQRGPADESTYGYLSENFYDTFYTSEATRVRVQAQSLTGIDSDKLMDMEPDVYFFNFLNFSGKFIFDQKTKKPVIQKYSDFKIEPKFENGYYITGWVITDKDGIKYYFGTSKDGARKAIDSPEGSSSYQFLAQKGLQKSTVNITYNNAWQLMDIVTPSNKEIKFEYLKERPDYFSRSFDDGQGFYLTSHFSKIFMNQYHIKTITFDKGKVVFTKFATQREDLRNSYALQKVEVFGSDGLLKVKHSFNYTYTNSEDTNSLLHLRNSEPQAKKRLFLESIVSEGSKTTNKGKKYSFVYDSQILPNRFSTAQDNWGYYNGKDNGEYSSFFEGDNREVDTIKSQAGMLKKIIYPTGGSATFEYEHNIVIPPLFYQELLMNPTTPSEHKVANIIKDSLRYDSTRGVFVSKSFTVTLGKESDIVNAQSFSSFAGDISTCSSTMTNYGCPFEVSVYKLNPKTSMGSLFIGRGSIRLDSGEYVIEVRPKTPEGRDLTDYEKGAFSVSLSWEQPSSNPKEILFAAGKRIKRIIWDDNLGGITSKSYKYLDSSGKSSGKTFSIPNMYYIMGMYNNSPIINQIGATAGSPLTNFQGNALGYSVVTEINGEAGNNIGKTEYNFTMPEDSGDFYKFPYHSPTDNEWLRGMPLSIKYYSNNAGSYSLVKEVKNKYIYGDVMTDVRYMAEMLDSEDYLLHRRKYIFPLAIFTASTSSGGSVNYDSPNSYNKYYTMGGTVDLFSTEETEFLKNAKEYKKSTKYFYNYNSNYELKSSQTQTSSQETLETKYFYAPDPEMAGEPFRSDLIAKNMIGIPLDTQTFNIQGTENVKLSEQKTVYDNSAATSNLLLPKYIYSNKGTDDISITKDEKIAFDKYDDRGNVLQYTPKGGVPVSIIWGYNKTQPIAKIENITYDKIVNSVDDLQKKSNADIDNGIATISTEQVLRESLKKLRKDFPDYMITTYTYDPSMGVTSITDPKEKTIYYEYDSFGRLKFVKNNEFNVLEKYCYNYKGEQTDCSDDSDSAGVLYRSAALNGSFTRNDCGEGVVGSTVSFSLPAEAIISLVSQADADAQAQMQFNSEGQAYANTNGTCTFTSIAKSGSFTKNNCSGGAVGSAVVYNVPAGRYTSTISQDAADALAQTEVNSKGQANANTNGICTFSNIAKTGSYTKNNCVAGGVGSTVVYTVSAGSYTSTTSQAAADALAQTDVTTNGQTYANTNGTCTFSSIARSGSFTKNNCASGGVGSSVAFNQAVGAQTSIISQADADAKGLTLFNTNGQANANTNGTCTFSSVVKSGSFTKNNCVVGGVGSAVVYTVPAGTYTSTTSQAAADALAQTDVNNNGQANANTNGICTFFNVAKSGSFTRNNCTGGMVGSVEIYTVAAGSYASTTSQAAADALAQTAVNNNGQSYANSNGRCLFKSVAKSKTLTKNDCTGGSTGSVETYALAAGAYSSEISQADADKKAQDVIDALAQSYVNDIGTCLFYSVVKSGSFTKNNCAAGGVGSVVVYTVPAKQYSSAVSQAAADALAQTDVNNNGQAYANTNGTCTFSSIVKSGSFTKNNCAAGGAGSAVIYTVPAGRYTSTTSQAAADALAQTDVNNNGQANANTNGTCTFSSIARSGSFTKNNCASGGVGSSVAFSQAVGAQTSIISQADADAKGLTLFNTNGQANANTNGTCTFTSVVKSGSFTKNNCAAGGAGSVVVYTVPAGSYTSTTSQAAADALAQTDVTNNGQANANTNGTCTFSSIARSGNFTKNNCASGGVPSSVAFSQAVGAQTSLISQADADSKGLTLFNTNGQANANTNGTCTFSSIARSGNFTKNNCASGGVGSSVAFSQVVGAQTSIISQADADAKGLTLFNTNGQANANTNGTCTFSSVVKSGSFTKNNCAAGGVGSAVVYTVPAGTYTSTTSQAAADALAQTDVNNNGQANANTNGICTFSNIAKSGNFTRNNCIISGTVGSVETYTVAAGSYTSTVSQAAADALAQTAVNNNGQNYANSNGKCLFKSIAKSKTLTKNDCTGGSTGSVETYALAAGAYSSEISQADADKKAQDVIDALAQSYVNDIGTCLFYSIVKSGSFTKNNCAAGGVGSVVVYTVPAKQYSSAVSQAAADALAQTDVNNNGQAYANTNGTCTFTSIVKSGSFTKNNCAAGGVGSAVIYTVPAGRYTSTTSQAAADALAQTDVNNNGQANANTNGTCTFSSIARSGNFTKNNCAAGGVGSSVAFSQAVGAQTSIISQADADAKGLTLFNTNGQANANTNGTCTFTSVVKSGSFTKNNCAAGGAGSVVVYTVPAGSYTSTTSQAAADALAQTDVTNNGQANANTNGTCTFSSIVRSGNFTRNNCAAGGVASTVAFSQAVGAQTSLISQADADSKGLTLFNTNGQANANTNGTCTFSSIARSGNFTKNNCASGGVGSSVAFSQVVGAQTSIISQADADAKGLTLFNTNGQANANTNGTCTFNSVVKSGSFTKNNCAAGGVGSAVVYTVPAGTYTSTTSQAAADALAQTDVNNNGQANANTNGICTFSSIAKSGTFTRNNCTGSTVGSVETYTVAAGSYTSTVSQAAADALAQTAVNNNGQSYANSVGRCLFKSIAKSKTLTKNDCTGGSTGSVETFSLPAGAYSSEISQADADKKAQDVIDATAQSYVNDIGTCLFYSVAKSGSFTKNNCSGGTASTVVYTVPARQYNSAVSQAAADALAQTDVNNNGQAYANANGTCTFYNVLKSATYTRNNCGATAVSSGSVVYTVAAGKYSSVVSQAAADNLAQDELNANGQNTANTQGICTFKNVLMSKVFTKAGCPVGYDGTMVSYSVAAGLFTSTISQADADAKALAELNSKGQANANAKGSCLLRPDEN, from the coding sequence ATGATCATTTTGATCAGTTCAACAAAAGCAATAGCACAAAATGACTTCGTTCCTAAAATTGTTCCCCCTTCACCGGAGGCAGCTTCACTGGGAAAGTTTGTCGAAGTACCTGTTTCACATTATACAGGATTACCGAATATATCAGTACCACTTTACACAATTGAATCGGGAGAAATAAAACTGCCAATTCAGGTTTCTTATCATGCCCGAGGAATTCAGGTAAGTGAAATGGCACCTCAGGTTGGTACTGGTTGGGCTTTAAGTGCTGGTGGAGTTATTACGAGACAGCAAAGAGGACCAGCCGATGAAAGTACTTACGGATATCTATCGGAAAATTTTTACGATACATTTTACACATCAGAGGCAACAAGGGTTAGAGTTCAGGCTCAAAGTTTAACTGGTATAGATTCGGATAAGCTGATGGATATGGAGCCGGATGTGTATTTCTTTAATTTTTTAAATTTTTCAGGTAAGTTTATTTTTGATCAAAAAACAAAAAAGCCTGTAATTCAAAAATACAGTGATTTTAAAATTGAACCTAAATTTGAAAATGGTTATTATATTACGGGTTGGGTTATAACGGATAAAGATGGTATAAAATATTATTTTGGTACGTCTAAAGATGGTGCCAGGAAAGCGATAGACAGTCCAGAAGGTAGCTCTTCTTACCAGTTTCTGGCGCAGAAAGGTCTTCAAAAATCGACGGTCAATATCACGTATAATAATGCGTGGCAGTTAATGGATATTGTTACTCCTAGCAATAAAGAGATTAAGTTTGAATATTTAAAAGAGCGACCGGATTATTTTTCGAGAAGTTTTGATGATGGGCAGGGATTTTATCTTACGAGTCATTTTTCCAAAATTTTTATGAATCAATATCATATCAAGACTATTACGTTTGATAAAGGAAAAGTGGTGTTTACCAAATTTGCAACGCAAAGAGAAGATTTACGAAATAGTTATGCTTTACAAAAAGTAGAAGTTTTTGGCAGTGATGGTCTTCTAAAAGTCAAACATTCTTTTAATTATACTTATACTAACAGTGAAGACACTAATTCATTACTTCATTTAAGAAATAGTGAGCCGCAGGCTAAAAAAAGACTGTTTCTGGAATCAATAGTTAGTGAGGGATCTAAGACAACAAATAAAGGTAAGAAGTACTCTTTTGTATATGATTCTCAAATTTTACCCAACAGGTTTTCAACAGCACAAGATAACTGGGGATATTATAATGGGAAAGATAATGGGGAGTATTCTTCATTTTTCGAAGGCGATAATAGAGAGGTAGATACTATTAAATCTCAGGCAGGAATGCTTAAGAAGATTATTTATCCTACCGGAGGAAGCGCCACTTTTGAGTATGAACATAATATAGTAATTCCGCCACTCTTTTACCAAGAATTGCTTATGAATCCTACTACCCCCTCTGAGCATAAAGTAGCTAACATAATTAAAGACTCTCTTCGATATGATAGTACTAGAGGCGTATTTGTCTCGAAATCTTTTACAGTCACTTTGGGAAAAGAAAGTGATATTGTTAATGCACAATCATTTTCATCTTTTGCAGGTGATATTTCTACGTGTAGCTCTACAATGACTAATTATGGCTGTCCCTTTGAAGTATCAGTTTATAAATTGAACCCCAAAACCAGTATGGGAAGCTTATTTATTGGTAGAGGATCTATAAGGTTAGATTCAGGAGAGTATGTTATAGAGGTTAGGCCTAAAACTCCTGAGGGACGCGATCTTACTGATTATGAAAAGGGAGCTTTTTCTGTTTCGTTAAGTTGGGAACAGCCTTCGAGCAATCCAAAAGAAATATTATTTGCAGCAGGTAAAAGAATCAAACGTATTATTTGGGATGATAATTTGGGCGGTATAACTTCTAAAAGTTATAAATACTTAGATAGTTCAGGAAAATCTTCAGGGAAAACATTCTCAATACCCAATATGTATTATATCATGGGTATGTATAATAATTCTCCAATCATAAATCAGATTGGTGCAACAGCAGGAAGTCCTTTGACTAATTTTCAAGGAAATGCATTGGGCTATTCTGTAGTTACAGAAATTAATGGAGAAGCAGGGAATAACATAGGTAAAACCGAATATAATTTTACAATGCCTGAAGATTCAGGTGATTTTTATAAGTTTCCTTATCATTCTCCTACAGATAATGAATGGCTAAGGGGAATGCCTTTAAGTATTAAATATTATTCGAATAATGCGGGGAGTTACTCATTGGTTAAGGAGGTTAAAAACAAATATATTTATGGAGATGTAATGACAGATGTAAGGTATATGGCAGAAATGCTGGATAGCGAAGATTACTTATTACATCGAAGAAAATATATTTTTCCTCTGGCTATATTTACTGCTTCTACAAGTTCTGGTGGCTCCGTAAATTATGATAGTCCTAATTCATATAATAAATATTACACGATGGGAGGGACTGTTGATTTGTTTAGTACCGAAGAGACAGAGTTTCTTAAAAATGCTAAAGAATATAAAAAGTCCACAAAATATTTTTATAACTATAATTCCAATTATGAGTTAAAGAGTTCACAAACTCAAACTTCCAGTCAGGAAACGTTAGAAACAAAATACTTCTACGCGCCTGATCCTGAAATGGCAGGAGAACCCTTTAGGAGTGACCTGATTGCGAAAAATATGATAGGTATACCCCTTGATACTCAGACTTTTAATATTCAGGGCACTGAAAATGTTAAATTATCTGAGCAAAAAACGGTTTATGATAATAGTGCTGCCACAAGTAACTTATTATTACCTAAATATATTTATTCAAATAAAGGAACAGATGATATTAGCATTACTAAAGATGAAAAAATTGCTTTTGATAAATATGATGATCGAGGAAATGTTTTACAATATACACCTAAAGGTGGAGTGCCAGTATCAATTATTTGGGGATATAACAAAACACAGCCTATTGCCAAAATTGAAAATATTACGTATGACAAGATTGTAAATAGTGTTGACGATCTTCAAAAAAAATCTAATGCAGATATAGACAATGGCATAGCAACAATTTCTACAGAACAGGTATTAAGAGAGAGTTTAAAAAAATTAAGGAAAGATTTTCCTGATTATATGATTACTACCTATACTTATGATCCATCAATGGGAGTAACAAGTATTACAGATCCCAAAGAGAAGACTATATATTATGAGTATGATTCTTTTGGCAGATTGAAATTTGTTAAGAATAATGAATTTAATGTACTTGAAAAATACTGTTACAATTATAAAGGAGAACAAACAGATTGTTCTGATGATAGTGATTCAGCTGGGGTCCTTTATAGAAGTGCAGCTTTAAACGGATCTTTTACCAGAAACGATTGTGGTGAAGGAGTTGTTGGATCTACCGTGAGTTTTTCTTTGCCGGCAGAAGCAATTATCTCGTTAGTTTCTCAAGCTGATGCCGATGCTCAGGCTCAAATGCAATTTAATAGTGAGGGACAAGCTTACGCTAATACAAATGGTACCTGTACGTTTACAAGTATCGCTAAAAGTGGTTCATTTACAAAGAATAATTGTAGTGGAGGCGCAGTTGGTTCGGCAGTTGTTTATAACGTTCCTGCGGGAAGATATACGTCAACAATTTCACAAGATGCTGCAGATGCATTAGCTCAAACAGAAGTGAATTCTAAGGGGCAAGCCAATGCAAACACTAATGGTATTTGTACATTTAGCAATATTGCAAAGACTGGTTCATATACCAAGAATAATTGTGTTGCAGGCGGAGTTGGTTCGACGGTTGTTTATACTGTTTCTGCTGGTAGTTACACATCAACAACCTCACAAGCTGCTGCAGATGCATTAGCCCAAACAGATGTTACTACTAACGGACAGACCTATGCCAATACAAATGGTACTTGTACCTTTAGCAGTATTGCCAGAAGCGGATCGTTTACAAAGAATAATTGTGCTTCAGGGGGAGTTGGTTCAAGTGTAGCCTTTAATCAGGCTGTTGGTGCTCAAACATCAATAATTTCTCAGGCAGATGCAGATGCTAAAGGACTTACTTTGTTCAATACAAACGGACAAGCGAATGCCAATACAAATGGAACTTGTACTTTTAGTAGTGTTGTAAAAAGTGGTTCATTCACCAAGAATAATTGTGTTGTAGGCGGAGTTGGTTCAGCAGTTGTTTATACAGTTCCTGCTGGTACTTATACTTCTACAACTTCACAAGCTGCAGCAGATGCATTAGCCCAAACAGATGTTAACAATAACGGACAGGCTAATGCTAATACAAACGGGATTTGTACATTTTTTAATGTAGCAAAAAGCGGCAGTTTTACCAGAAACAATTGTACCGGAGGTATGGTTGGGTCAGTAGAAATTTATACAGTTGCTGCTGGAAGTTATGCTTCAACAACTTCACAAGCTGCTGCAGATGCATTAGCCCAAACTGCAGTAAATAATAATGGACAAAGTTATGCTAACAGTAATGGTAGATGTTTGTTTAAAAGTGTTGCTAAAAGTAAAACCCTTACTAAAAACGATTGTACAGGAGGAAGCACAGGTTCAGTAGAAACTTATGCACTTGCAGCTGGAGCATATTCTTCAGAAATATCTCAGGCCGATGCCGATAAAAAAGCACAGGATGTTATAGATGCACTTGCGCAATCATATGTTAATGATATCGGAACTTGTTTATTTTACAGCGTAGTGAAAAGTGGTTCATTTACTAAAAATAATTGTGCTGCAGGCGGAGTCGGTTCAGTAGTTGTTTATACAGTTCCTGCAAAACAATACAGCTCAGCAGTATCTCAGGCTGCTGCAGATGCATTGGCTCAGACAGACGTTAATAATAATGGTCAGGCTTATGCCAATACTAACGGAACATGTACTTTTAGCAGTATTGTAAAAAGCGGTTCATTTACCAAGAATAATTGCGCTGCCGGTGGAGCTGGTTCAGCGGTTATTTATACAGTTCCTGCGGGAAGATATACTTCAACAACATCGCAAGCTGCTGCAGATGCATTAGCCCAAACAGATGTTAACAATAACGGACAAGCGAATGCTAATACAAATGGAACCTGTACTTTTAGCAGTATTGCCAGAAGTGGTTCGTTCACTAAAAATAATTGTGCTTCAGGCGGAGTTGGTTCAAGTGTCGCTTTTAGTCAGGCTGTTGGTGCTCAAACATCAATAATTTCTCAGGCAGATGCAGACGCTAAAGGACTTACCTTATTTAACACCAACGGACAAGCTAATGCTAATACAAACGGAACTTGTACTTTTACAAGTGTTGTTAAAAGTGGTTCGTTTACCAAGAATAATTGCGCTGCAGGCGGAGCTGGTTCAGTAGTAGTATATACAGTTCCTGCGGGTAGTTACACGTCAACAACTTCACAAGCTGCTGCAGATGCATTAGCTCAGACAGATGTTACTAATAACGGACAAGCCAATGCTAACACTAATGGAACTTGTACTTTTAGCAGTATTGCCAGAAGTGGCAATTTTACCAAGAATAATTGTGCTTCAGGTGGAGTTCCTTCAAGTGTAGCCTTTAGCCAGGCTGTTGGTGCACAAACGTCTTTAATTTCTCAGGCAGATGCAGATTCAAAAGGACTTACTTTGTTTAATACAAACGGGCAAGCAAATGCGAATACCAATGGTACTTGTACTTTTAGCAGTATTGCCAGAAGTGGCAATTTTACTAAAAACAATTGTGCTTCAGGCGGAGTGGGTTCAAGTGTAGCCTTTAGTCAGGTTGTTGGTGCTCAAACATCAATAATTTCTCAGGCAGATGCAGATGCTAAAGGACTTACTTTGTTCAATACAAACGGACAAGCCAATGCCAATACAAATGGAACTTGTACTTTTAGTAGTGTTGTCAAAAGTGGCTCATTTACCAAGAATAATTGCGCTGCAGGCGGAGTTGGTTCAGCAGTTGTTTATACAGTTCCTGCTGGTACTTATACTTCAACAACCTCACAAGCTGCTGCAGATGCATTAGCTCAAACAGATGTTAATAATAACGGGCAGGCCAATGCAAACACTAATGGGATTTGTACTTTTAGTAATATTGCTAAAAGTGGCAATTTTACCAGAAACAATTGTATAATATCAGGTACGGTTGGATCTGTTGAAACCTATACAGTTGCTGCGGGTAGTTATACTTCTACAGTTTCGCAAGCTGCTGCAGATGCATTAGCCCAAACTGCAGTAAATAATAATGGACAAAACTATGCCAACAGTAATGGAAAATGTTTGTTTAAAAGTATTGCAAAAAGTAAAACCCTTACTAAAAATGATTGTACAGGAGGAAGCACAGGTTCAGTAGAAACTTATGCACTTGCAGCTGGAGCATATTCTTCAGAAATATCTCAGGCCGATGCCGATAAAAAAGCACAGGATGTTATAGACGCACTTGCGCAATCATATGTTAATGATATCGGAACTTGTTTGTTTTACAGCATAGTGAAAAGTGGTTCATTTACTAAAAATAATTGTGCTGCAGGCGGAGTCGGTTCAGTAGTTGTTTATACAGTTCCTGCAAAACAATACAGTTCAGCAGTATCTCAGGCTGCTGCAGATGCATTGGCTCAGACAGATGTTAATAATAATGGACAAGCTTATGCGAACACAAATGGTACTTGTACTTTTACAAGTATTGTAAAAAGCGGTTCATTTACCAAGAATAATTGCGCTGCCGGTGGAGTTGGTTCAGCGGTTATTTATACAGTTCCTGCGGGAAGATATACTTCAACAACATCACAAGCTGCTGCAGATGCATTGGCCCAAACAGATGTTAACAATAACGGACAAGCGAATGCTAATACAAATGGAACCTGTACTTTTAGCAGTATTGCCAGAAGTGGTAATTTTACCAAAAACAATTGTGCTGCAGGTGGAGTTGGTTCTAGTGTAGCCTTTAGTCAGGCTGTTGGTGCTCAAACATCAATAATTTCTCAGGCAGATGCAGACGCTAAAGGACTTACCTTATTTAACACCAACGGACAAGCTAATGCGAATACAAACGGAACTTGTACTTTTACAAGTGTTGTTAAAAGTGGTTCGTTTACCAAGAATAATTGCGCTGCAGGCGGAGCTGGTTCAGTAGTAGTATATACAGTTCCTGCGGGTAGTTACACATCAACAACATCACAAGCTGCTGCAGATGCATTAGCCCAAACAGATGTTACTAATAATGGACAAGCGAATGCTAATACCAATGGTACTTGTACATTTAGCAGTATTGTCAGAAGTGGCAATTTTACCAGAAACAATTGTGCTGCAGGTGGCGTTGCTTCTACTGTAGCCTTTAGCCAGGCTGTTGGTGCACAAACGTCTCTAATTTCTCAGGCAGATGCAGATTCAAAAGGACTTACTTTGTTTAATACAAACGGACAAGCCAATGCTAATACCAATGGAACTTGTACTTTTAGCAGTATTGCCAGAAGTGGCAATTTTACCAAGAATAATTGTGCTTCAGGCGGAGTTGGTTCAAGTGTAGCCTTTAGTCAGGTTGTTGGTGCTCAAACGTCAATAATTTCTCAGGCAGATGCAGATGCTAAAGGACTTACTCTGTTCAATACAAATGGACAAGCCAATGCCAATACAAATGGTACTTGTACTTTTAATAGTGTTGTTAAAAGTGGCTCATTCACCAAGAATAATTGTGCTGCAGGCGGAGTTGGTTCGGCAGTTGTTTATACAGTTCCTGCGGGCACTTATACTTCAACAACATCACAAGCTGCTGCAGATGCATTAGCCCAAACAGATGTTAACAATAACGGACAGGCCAATGCAAACACTAATGGGATATGTACTTTTAGTAGTATTGCCAAAAGCGGTACGTTTACCAGAAATAATTGTACCGGAAGTACAGTTGGGTCAGTAGAAACCTATACAGTTGCGGCGGGAAGTTATACTTCTACAGTTTCGCAAGCTGCAGCAGATGCATTAGCGCAAACTGCAGTAAATAATAATGGACAAAGTTATGCTAATAGCGTTGGTAGATGTCTATTTAAAAGTATTGCTAAAAGTAAAACACTTACTAAAAATGATTGTACAGGAGGAAGCACAGGTTCAGTAGAAACTTTCTCTCTTCCGGCTGGAGCATATTCTTCAGAAATATCTCAGGCAGATGCCGATAAAAAAGCACAGGATGTTATTGATGCAACTGCTCAATCTTATGTTAATGATATTGGAACTTGTTTATTTTACAGCGTAGCAAAAAGTGGTTCTTTTACTAAAAATAATTGTTCAGGAGGAACAGCATCAACTGTAGTCTATACAGTTCCTGCCAGACAATACAACTCAGCAGTATCTCAGGCTGCGGCAGATGCATTAGCGCAAACAGATGTTAATAATAATGGACAGGCTTATGCTAATGCGAATGGGACATGTACATTTTATAATGTTCTGAAAAGTGCCACTTATACTAGAAATAATTGCGGTGCAACGGCTGTTTCTTCAGGTTCTGTTGTTTATACAGTTGCAGCGGGTAAATACAGTTCTGTTGTATCACAAGCTGCGGCAGACAATCTGGCTCAGGATGAACTAAATGCCAATGGTCAGAATACGGCCAATACTCAGGGAATTTGCACATTTAAAAATGTACTTATGAGCAAAGTCTTTACAAAAGCCGGTTGCCCTGTTGGTTATGATGGTACAATGGTATCTTATTCTGTTGCTGCGGGACTTTTTACATCCACCATTTCACAAGCAGATGCAGATGCTAAAGCACTTGCAGAGTTAAATAGTAAAGGACAAGCTAATGCTAATGCAAAAGGTTCTTGTTTGCTAAGACCAGATGAAAATTAA
- a CDS encoding T9SS type A sorting domain-containing protein, translating to MKKLYLLLPLLLPLITYSQDILWEKSYGGQHADYLFDAQPTADYGFILAGSSLSNKTGNKSDDNHGDLDYWVWKMTEKGELDWQKSFGGSGFDLLQSIKNTKDGGFILAGTSSSGTGFQKAEDCKGLTDFWVIKLDASGAEQWQRTIGGNGSDELLCAFQTRDGGYILGGSSSSSPLSISGIKPDAKSLTTTKADLYSKSEKSRGNMDYWVVKLDKQGVIEWQKTYGGEYADLLRSMEQTTDNGFILAGYSTSSRSGDKTESNKGVGDVWVLKINDVGEIEWQNSYGAEGDDQPYVIHQTSDGGYIIGANSNSTNPLTSLGGIVGNGTDYWVLKLDEEGGVVWSKTYDFGKVDILTSLVENKDHTYLIGGYAQSERRVPREGIVGKLTNVVAKEKDGINDYIALKIDEKGEELWNKTVGSAGEDILRKLIETRDGGYLMAGTSNSGASKDKNSNIGGSDFWVVKLKDKTKIEKVKSSIEAIPNPVSTYTNVIIGYDFTSGTASVVDMTGRTLQNFSISSRTVPVDLSAYAEGIYIINIKTDVKTESVKVIKRITSK from the coding sequence ATGAAAAAACTTTACCTACTCCTTCCTCTTTTATTGCCATTAATTACTTATTCTCAGGATATTCTTTGGGAAAAATCGTACGGAGGACAACATGCTGATTATCTTTTTGACGCCCAGCCAACAGCCGACTATGGTTTTATTTTGGCAGGAAGTTCATTATCTAATAAAACAGGAAATAAATCAGACGATAATCATGGAGATCTTGATTATTGGGTGTGGAAAATGACTGAAAAAGGAGAACTTGACTGGCAGAAAAGTTTTGGAGGAAGTGGATTTGATTTACTTCAAAGCATTAAAAATACAAAAGATGGGGGATTTATTCTGGCAGGAACTTCAAGTTCAGGAACAGGTTTTCAAAAAGCAGAAGATTGTAAAGGACTTACTGATTTTTGGGTTATAAAACTAGATGCTTCAGGAGCTGAGCAATGGCAAAGAACAATTGGAGGGAATGGTTCAGATGAATTGTTATGTGCTTTTCAGACCAGAGATGGAGGTTATATTTTAGGAGGATCTTCAAGCTCCAGTCCGCTCTCTATTTCAGGTATTAAACCTGATGCAAAGTCCTTGACAACTACCAAAGCAGATTTGTACAGTAAATCAGAAAAAAGCAGAGGAAACATGGATTACTGGGTTGTAAAACTGGACAAACAAGGTGTTATTGAGTGGCAAAAAACATACGGAGGAGAATATGCAGACTTACTAAGAAGTATGGAGCAAACGACAGATAATGGTTTTATTCTGGCGGGATATTCCACTTCATCACGATCCGGTGATAAAACGGAAAGTAATAAAGGAGTTGGAGATGTTTGGGTTTTAAAAATAAATGATGTTGGAGAAATAGAATGGCAAAATTCTTATGGGGCAGAAGGCGATGACCAGCCTTATGTAATTCATCAGACCAGTGATGGCGGATATATTATTGGAGCCAACTCAAATAGTACAAACCCACTTACTTCATTGGGTGGAATTGTTGGAAACGGCACTGATTATTGGGTTTTGAAACTAGATGAAGAAGGAGGAGTTGTATGGAGTAAAACCTATGATTTTGGAAAAGTGGATATTTTGACCTCATTGGTAGAAAACAAAGATCATACGTATTTAATTGGCGGATATGCCCAAAGTGAAAGAAGAGTTCCAAGAGAGGGAATCGTTGGAAAATTAACCAATGTCGTTGCCAAAGAAAAAGACGGAATCAATGATTATATCGCCTTAAAGATTGATGAAAAAGGAGAGGAATTGTGGAATAAAACTGTTGGAAGTGCCGGCGAGGATATTCTTAGAAAATTGATAGAAACCCGCGATGGAGGATATTTAATGGCGGGAACGTCTAATTCAGGCGCTTCAAAAGATAAAAACTCCAATATTGGAGGTAGTGATTTTTGGGTTGTAAAGTTGAAAGACAAAACAAAAATCGAAAAAGTTAAATCAAGTATAGAAGCCATTCCTAACCCGGTATCGACATATACAAATGTTATTATAGGTTACGATTTTACTTCAGGAACAGCCAGTGTGGTTGATATGACAGGTAGAACGCTGCAAAATTTCAGTATCTCCAGCAGGACAGTACCGGTTGATTTAAGTGCTTATGCAGAGGGAATTTACATCATCAATATTAAAACAGATGTAAAAACAGAATCTGTAAAAGTGATCAAAAGAATAACAAGTAAATAA
- a CDS encoding zinc ribbon domain-containing protein, translating into MKTICSKCEAENDSSLKYCSNCGYELSGNEKENITPEIKKEIPVKSERKFSLKTFLGFIVGFAVMFFVTQSLFKPSIDKQLTEIANEMNKSCPIRVDEYTTLKSVVALPEKTIQYNYILGLTKAEVKLDTVKKYIFPGVLQNVKNSPEMKPFRDNKVTLNYHYTDKNGDFVTEYIVKPELYE; encoded by the coding sequence ATGAAGACTATTTGTTCAAAATGTGAAGCAGAAAATGATTCAAGTTTAAAATATTGCTCCAATTGTGGTTATGAATTGTCAGGTAACGAAAAAGAGAATATAACTCCTGAAATCAAAAAAGAAATCCCTGTTAAGTCAGAAAGGAAATTTAGTCTCAAAACTTTTTTAGGGTTTATAGTGGGTTTTGCAGTTATGTTTTTCGTAACGCAATCTTTGTTTAAGCCCTCGATTGATAAACAACTTACGGAAATAGCAAACGAAATGAATAAAAGCTGCCCAATAAGAGTTGATGAATATACGACTTTGAAAAGCGTTGTTGCTTTACCGGAAAAAACGATTCAGTATAATTATATTTTAGGGTTAACCAAAGCTGAGGTTAAATTGGATACGGTAAAGAAATATATTTTTCCCGGAGTTTTACAAAATGTAAAAAACAGTCCTGAAATGAAACCATTCAGAGATAATAAAGTTACTTTGAATTACCATTATACAGATAAAAATGGTGATTTCGTAACAGAATATATCGTAAAACCTGAATTGTACGAATAA